One Chryseobacterium indoltheticum DNA segment encodes these proteins:
- the dapB gene encoding 4-hydroxy-tetrahydrodipicolinate reductase, which produces MKIALVGYGRMGKIIDEIALKRGHEVVARLKETPTAENLNNPDVVIEFSLPEVAFDNIKACLENKIPVICGTTGWLERKSEVEQLAVENETAFLYGSNFSLGVNLFFALNEKLAGLMKNVDEYSCQLEEIHHIHKLDAPSGTAISLAEGIIKNNDKFDAWKLEETQEKQLGIFAIRENEVPGTHSVYYRSEVDEIEIKHTAYNRNGFALGAVVAAEWIKDKKGNFTMKDVLGL; this is translated from the coding sequence ATGAAAATAGCATTAGTTGGATACGGAAGAATGGGGAAGATTATCGATGAGATTGCCTTAAAAAGAGGACATGAAGTTGTTGCCCGACTGAAAGAAACTCCGACTGCTGAAAATCTTAACAACCCGGATGTCGTGATTGAATTTTCACTTCCTGAAGTGGCTTTTGATAATATTAAAGCTTGTCTTGAAAATAAAATTCCGGTGATCTGTGGAACTACAGGCTGGCTGGAAAGAAAATCTGAAGTTGAACAATTAGCTGTTGAAAATGAAACGGCGTTTTTATATGGTTCAAATTTTAGTTTAGGGGTGAATTTATTTTTTGCTTTAAATGAAAAATTAGCTGGTTTGATGAAGAATGTTGATGAATATTCTTGTCAGCTGGAAGAGATTCATCATATTCACAAACTAGATGCCCCAAGTGGAACCGCAATTTCTCTTGCTGAAGGAATCATTAAGAACAATGATAAATTTGATGCATGGAAGCTGGAAGAAACTCAGGAAAAACAATTGGGTATTTTTGCCATCCGTGAAAATGAAGTTCCGGGAACTCACTCTGTTTATTACAGAAGTGAAGTAGACGAGATCGAAATAAAACATACAGCATACAACAGAAACGGCTTTGCTTTGGGAGCGGTAGTTGCTGCTGAATGGATTAAAGATAAAAAAGGAAACTTTACAATGAAAGATGTTTTAGGACTCTAG
- a CDS encoding DUF5683 domain-containing protein yields the protein MKKIVFTFFLFLSGLAFSQTNPRDTIRLEHYATDTIPAAKPQAQAEAQVVDDIEKANAPASLKIKKLNPTKAGLYSAVLPGLGQVYNKKYWKVPVVLGAVGTGVGIAVWNQNQYKKYREYYIAKLNGAQNDFLDRNPTLDKVALGNAQDRVKRQRDYAIAITGLIYILNIVDAVVDAHLYEGRKDPDLTLAPAVIYDDLNTNPPKTGLALSFRF from the coding sequence ATGAAAAAAATAGTTTTCACCTTTTTTCTTTTTTTATCAGGATTAGCTTTCTCACAAACCAATCCGAGAGATACTATCAGATTAGAGCATTATGCGACTGATACTATTCCTGCTGCAAAACCTCAGGCTCAGGCTGAAGCTCAAGTCGTTGATGATATAGAAAAAGCAAACGCACCCGCATCTCTGAAAATAAAAAAACTGAATCCCACAAAAGCAGGTCTATATTCTGCTGTATTACCGGGTTTGGGACAGGTTTACAATAAAAAATACTGGAAAGTTCCCGTTGTTTTGGGAGCAGTAGGAACCGGAGTAGGTATCGCAGTCTGGAACCAAAATCAATATAAAAAGTATCGTGAATATTATATTGCAAAACTTAATGGTGCTCAAAATGACTTCTTAGACAGAAACCCAACTCTTGATAAAGTGGCGTTAGGAAATGCGCAAGACAGAGTGAAGAGGCAGAGAGATTATGCAATTGCGATTACAGGTTTAATTTATATTTTAAATATTGTAGATGCTGTTGTAGATGCCCATTTATATGAAGGTCGTAAAGATCCTGATTTAACATTAGCTCCTGCGGTAATCTATGATGATCTTAATACAAATCCTCCGAAAACAGGCTTGGCTTTAAGTTTCAGATTCTAG
- a CDS encoding ParB/RepB/Spo0J family partition protein gives MKDKKRAMGRGLGAILSAESKATVNTATDEGADKFVGNIMEVSIEDIYPNPTQPRTYFDEKALNELAQSITNLGVIQPITLRKDGEKFEIISGERRFRASKIAGLTTIPAYIRLVNDQELLEMALVENIQREDLDAIEIALTYHRLLEEIGLTQENLSQRIGKDRSTITNSMRLLRLSPDIQNAIRSGEISAGHGRAIISLENEEHQQVLFDLIIKEKLNVRQSEQAATALKNPKSPAAKRAKAELSNNYKRAQKAISDILDVKVEIKTTGTGKKGKIVLDFKNEDELEYILSHIK, from the coding sequence ATGAAGGACAAAAAAAGAGCGATGGGACGTGGTTTGGGAGCAATTCTAAGTGCAGAATCCAAAGCTACGGTCAATACAGCAACTGATGAGGGAGCAGATAAATTTGTAGGAAATATCATGGAAGTTTCCATTGAAGATATTTATCCGAACCCGACACAGCCAAGAACTTATTTTGATGAAAAAGCATTAAACGAACTTGCACAGTCGATTACGAACTTAGGTGTTATACAGCCTATTACGTTAAGAAAAGACGGTGAGAAGTTTGAGATTATTTCCGGGGAAAGACGTTTCAGAGCGAGTAAAATTGCAGGATTAACGACTATTCCGGCATATATTCGTTTGGTGAATGATCAGGAGCTTTTGGAAATGGCTCTTGTGGAAAATATTCAGCGTGAAGATCTTGATGCTATCGAAATTGCGCTTACCTATCACAGACTTTTGGAAGAAATCGGCCTTACTCAGGAAAATTTAAGCCAAAGAATAGGAAAAGACAGAAGTACGATCACCAATTCGATGAGATTGTTGAGATTGAGTCCGGATATTCAGAATGCAATCCGAAGCGGAGAAATTTCTGCCGGTCACGGAAGAGCAATCATCAGTCTTGAAAATGAAGAGCATCAGCAAGTTTTATTTGATTTAATTATCAAAGAAAAACTGAATGTACGTCAGTCTGAACAAGCGGCGACTGCTTTGAAAAATCCAAAATCTCCGGCTGCTAAAAGAGCAAAAGCTGAGCTTTCTAATAATTATAAAAGAGCGCAGAAAGCAATTTCAGATATTCTTGATGTGAAAGTGGAGATAAAAACAACAGGTACCGGCAAAAAAGGCAAGATTGTTTTAGATTTTAAAAATGAAGATGAGCTGGAATATATTTTATCTCATATTAAATAA
- a CDS encoding ParA family protein codes for MAKIIGIANQKGGVGKTTTAVNLAAALGVLEKKILIIDADPQANATSGLGVEEVPYSTYNLLEHSVETRNCIQKTTTPNLDIVPSHIDLVAAEIELVDKDNREYMLKKALQEVRDDYDYIIIDCAPSLGLITVNALTAADSVIIPIQCEYFALEGLGKLLNTIKNVQKIHNKDLDIEGLLLTMYDSRLRLSNQVVEEVNAHFPEMVFETIISRNVRLSEAPSFGESILNYDAESKGAIQYIQLAEEVLLRNENLVKN; via the coding sequence ATGGCAAAAATTATAGGTATCGCTAATCAGAAAGGTGGAGTAGGAAAGACTACTACTGCCGTAAATTTAGCTGCAGCATTAGGAGTTTTAGAAAAGAAAATACTGATCATTGATGCAGATCCACAGGCAAATGCAACATCCGGTCTTGGTGTGGAAGAAGTGCCGTATTCTACCTATAATCTTTTGGAGCACAGTGTTGAAACAAGAAATTGCATTCAGAAAACAACGACTCCGAATCTTGATATCGTACCTTCTCATATCGATTTGGTAGCTGCCGAAATTGAATTGGTAGACAAAGATAACCGTGAGTATATGCTGAAAAAAGCATTGCAGGAAGTGAGAGACGATTATGATTATATCATCATCGACTGCGCACCGAGTTTAGGTTTGATTACGGTAAATGCATTAACAGCTGCAGATTCTGTGATTATCCCGATTCAGTGTGAATATTTTGCTTTGGAAGGTCTTGGTAAGCTTTTGAATACGATTAAAAACGTTCAGAAAATTCACAATAAAGATTTAGATATCGAAGGATTGTTGTTGACGATGTATGACAGCCGTTTAAGACTTTCAAATCAGGTAGTGGAAGAGGTAAATGCACACTTTCCGGAAATGGTTTTTGAAACCATCATCAGCAGAAATGTAAGATTGAGTGAAGCGCCAAGTTTCGGTGAAAGTATCCTTAATTATGATGCTGAAAGTAAAGGCGCCATCCAGTATATTCAGCTTGCAGAAGAAGTGTTGCTGAGAAACGAAAATTTAGTAAAAAATTAA
- a CDS encoding energy transducer TonB produces MKHLEHNQEFRLNEILFENRNKAYGAYVLRTESDRILTKAFFIGVGLLAAVSIIPVVISAFNSAEVTDTSFTPDPPVMINVDKPNDPPAEVLPPQTVTPPPPSVRQYDSQVVTPTRNADESKIVKDIPKDAIAGVKNDFVAPPAPRINVPTSVISGPGTVVPPKVVPTVDPGPDNSVKDANELSVTAKFEGGIDAFRNKVMNRFDVSAFEDEGSVNTTVTFIVEKDGTISDIKTNGKDASFNAEAIRTIKAVKGKWIPGKNKKGESVRSYFKFPISMKFDN; encoded by the coding sequence ATGAAACACCTAGAACACAATCAGGAATTTCGACTGAACGAAATCCTTTTCGAAAACCGTAACAAAGCGTATGGTGCGTATGTATTAAGAACAGAATCAGACAGAATTTTAACCAAAGCATTTTTTATAGGTGTTGGTTTATTGGCTGCGGTTTCTATTATTCCGGTCGTTATTTCTGCGTTTAATTCTGCAGAAGTTACTGATACAAGCTTTACTCCAGATCCACCAGTAATGATTAATGTGGATAAACCGAATGATCCGCCTGCTGAAGTTTTACCACCACAAACTGTAACGCCACCACCTCCAAGTGTGAGACAATACGATTCACAAGTGGTAACACCAACAAGAAATGCAGATGAGAGTAAGATTGTAAAAGATATTCCGAAAGATGCAATTGCAGGAGTGAAAAATGATTTTGTAGCACCACCTGCTCCAAGAATTAATGTGCCTACAAGTGTAATCTCAGGTCCGGGAACAGTTGTTCCTCCAAAAGTGGTTCCGACGGTAGATCCAGGACCGGATAATTCTGTAAAAGATGCAAATGAACTAAGTGTAACTGCAAAATTCGAAGGAGGGATTGATGCTTTCAGAAATAAGGTGATGAACAGATTTGATGTTTCTGCTTTTGAAGATGAAGGAAGTGTAAATACAACGGTTACCTTTATTGTAGAAAAAGACGGTACCATTTCAGATATTAAAACCAACGGAAAAGATGCTTCTTTCAATGCTGAAGCAATCAGAACCATTAAAGCGGTAAAAGGAAAATGGATTCCGGGTAAAAATAAAAAAGGAGAATCTGTAAGAAGTTATTTCAAGTTTCCTATTTCAATGAAATTTGATAATTAA
- a CDS encoding adenylosuccinate synthase produces the protein MSTYVVVGLQYGDEGKGKITDVLSAKSDYVVRFQGGDNAGHTVYVGDEKFVLHLLPSGVLQCKGKCIIANGVVVNPKSFIKEVNQIESKNMRTDHIFISRRAHVIMPYHILLDTYREEEHGGTQIGTTKKGIGPCYEDKIARIGIRMVDLLNPEILRDKIEKNLKVKNSLFEKYYDKPTLDVEEIYNEYLEIGKQLQDRIVDTELELNEAIRDGKNVLFEGAQALMLDIDFGTYPYVTSSSPSTGGVCTGAGVPPTSLQNLIGVAKAYCTRVGNGPFPSELDNELGEKIRQIGGEFGATTGRPRRTGWLDLVSLKHACMINGINNLVITKLDVLTGIENLKIVTHYKTEDGKIIDYFTSSTEKLYNYEPIYQDLPGWNEDLTKVRSYDELPDTAQKYIEFIEKYLGINVYLVSVGPERSQNIIRKELF, from the coding sequence ATGTCAACTTACGTAGTTGTAGGTCTTCAGTATGGAGATGAAGGTAAAGGAAAAATAACAGATGTTTTATCGGCAAAATCAGATTATGTGGTGCGTTTCCAAGGGGGCGACAACGCTGGTCACACGGTTTATGTAGGCGATGAAAAGTTTGTTTTGCACCTTCTTCCATCGGGAGTTCTTCAGTGCAAAGGGAAGTGTATCATTGCCAATGGTGTAGTGGTAAATCCTAAATCTTTCATTAAGGAGGTGAATCAGATCGAAAGCAAAAACATGAGAACTGATCACATTTTTATCAGCAGAAGAGCGCATGTCATCATGCCTTACCACATTCTTTTGGATACTTACCGTGAAGAAGAGCACGGAGGAACACAAATCGGAACGACGAAAAAAGGAATCGGACCATGTTATGAAGATAAGATCGCAAGAATCGGTATCAGAATGGTAGATCTTTTGAATCCTGAGATTTTAAGAGACAAAATTGAGAAAAACTTAAAAGTTAAAAACTCTCTTTTCGAAAAATATTACGATAAGCCGACTTTAGATGTCGAAGAAATCTACAATGAATATTTAGAGATCGGAAAGCAGCTTCAAGACAGAATTGTAGATACTGAATTAGAATTAAACGAAGCCATCAGAGACGGTAAAAATGTATTGTTCGAAGGAGCGCAAGCTTTGATGTTAGACATCGACTTCGGAACATATCCATACGTAACTTCATCTTCTCCGTCAACAGGAGGAGTTTGTACAGGAGCAGGAGTTCCGCCAACATCACTTCAAAACCTTATTGGTGTTGCCAAAGCATATTGTACAAGAGTAGGAAACGGACCTTTCCCTTCTGAATTAGACAACGAATTGGGTGAGAAAATCAGACAAATCGGTGGTGAATTTGGAGCAACTACTGGAAGACCGAGAAGAACAGGTTGGTTAGACCTTGTTTCTTTGAAGCATGCTTGTATGATTAATGGGATCAATAACTTGGTAATTACGAAATTAGACGTTCTTACAGGAATTGAAAACCTTAAAATCGTTACGCATTACAAAACTGAAGACGGAAAAATCATCGATTATTTCACTTCTTCAACAGAAAAATTGTACAATTACGAACCAATCTATCAAGATTTACCGGGTTGGAACGAAGATTTGACAAAAGTAAGAAGCTACGACGAACTTCCTGATACGGCTCAGAAATACATCGAGTTTATCGAAAAATATTTAGGAATCAACGTATATTTAGTTTCTGTAGGCCCTGAAAGAAGCCAAAACATTATCAGAAAAGAATTATTCTAA
- the abc-f gene encoding ribosomal protection-like ABC-F family protein, whose amino-acid sequence MLFLHNISFGFPAGNLLFNSINLTILSHSKSALVGSNGMGKSTLLKIIANEIEPLAGNVNIQGDLFYVPQMFGNFNDLTVAECLKIDKKLNALQKITDGEVDEIYFETLNDDWDIEERCQTALQDWKLEDLNLNQTLESLSGGQKTKVFLAGIQINQPEIILLDEPTNHLDLEGRNLLYDFIEKTNSTVVIVSHDRTLLNLVDTIFELSNQGISTYGGNYDFYAEQKAIENEALQNDIHSKERALKRAKEKERETLERKQKLDARGKGKQEKSGVARIMMNTLRNNAEKNSSKLKSVHAEKINDISGDLRDLRSSVRNADQMKVNFNDSELHSGKILISVEEINFKYHKENLWKENLNLEIRSGDRISIKGSNGSGKTTLIKLLLGDLQPSVGTILKSDFQTIYIDQEYSLIDTNATVYAFAEQFNDNAMPESEVKTLLSRFLFGKETWDKKCDFLSGGERLRLLLCGLSISNKAPDMIILDEPTNNLDLQNVEILTNSIKDYHGTLLVISHDEVFLDEIGAMSEVLLQ is encoded by the coding sequence ATGCTTTTTCTACACAATATATCCTTTGGGTTTCCTGCGGGAAATCTGCTTTTTAATTCTATCAATTTAACGATACTTTCTCACTCAAAATCGGCTTTGGTCGGAAGTAACGGCATGGGGAAATCTACCTTGCTGAAAATTATTGCCAACGAAATTGAACCTTTGGCAGGAAATGTCAATATTCAGGGTGATCTATTTTATGTTCCGCAAATGTTTGGAAATTTTAATGATTTGACGGTTGCGGAATGTTTGAAAATAGATAAAAAACTCAATGCACTTCAAAAAATTACCGATGGCGAAGTGGATGAAATTTATTTTGAAACTTTAAATGACGATTGGGACATCGAAGAACGCTGTCAAACCGCTTTACAAGACTGGAAACTTGAAGATTTAAATTTAAATCAAACCTTAGAAAGCTTGAGTGGCGGACAAAAAACAAAGGTTTTTCTTGCCGGAATTCAAATCAATCAGCCTGAAATTATTTTACTCGACGAACCCACAAATCATCTCGATTTGGAAGGTAGAAATCTTTTGTATGATTTTATTGAAAAAACAAATTCAACGGTTGTGATTGTGAGTCATGACCGAACTTTGCTGAATTTAGTTGATACTATTTTTGAATTAAGCAATCAGGGAATTTCAACGTATGGAGGAAATTATGATTTTTATGCCGAACAAAAAGCAATCGAAAATGAAGCTTTGCAAAACGATATTCATTCTAAAGAACGAGCGCTGAAAAGAGCTAAAGAAAAGGAACGTGAAACTTTGGAGCGAAAACAAAAACTTGATGCGCGAGGAAAAGGAAAGCAGGAAAAATCGGGGGTTGCAAGAATTATGATGAATACGTTGCGAAATAATGCGGAGAAAAATTCTTCAAAATTAAAATCTGTTCATGCCGAGAAAATCAATGATATTTCGGGGGATTTGCGGGATTTGCGTTCGTCGGTGAGAAATGCAGATCAGATGAAAGTAAATTTTAATGATTCAGAACTACATTCGGGGAAAATTTTGATTTCGGTGGAAGAAATTAATTTTAAATATCACAAAGAAAATCTTTGGAAAGAGAATCTCAATCTTGAAATCCGAAGTGGAGACCGAATTTCTATCAAAGGCTCAAACGGTTCGGGGAAAACGACGTTGATAAAACTATTATTAGGAGATTTACAACCTTCTGTCGGAACTATTTTGAAGTCCGATTTTCAGACGATTTATATTGACCAGGAATATTCTTTGATTGATACAAATGCAACGGTTTATGCTTTTGCCGAACAGTTCAATGATAATGCAATGCCGGAATCTGAAGTTAAAACTTTGCTTTCAAGATTTTTATTTGGAAAGGAAACCTGGGATAAAAAATGTGATTTTTTGAGTGGTGGAGAACGTCTTCGACTTCTTTTGTGTGGACTTTCCATCAGCAATAAAGCTCCCGATATGATTATTCTCGATGAACCAACGAATAATTTAGACCTTCAAAATGTAGAAATTTTGACGAATTCCATTAAAGATTATCATGGAACTTTGCTGGTGATTTCGCATGATGAAGTTTTTTTGGATGAGATTGGGGCGATGAGTGAGGTTTTGTTGCAGTAA
- a CDS encoding LysR family transcriptional regulator: MVNLEWYRTFKAIYKTGTLTGAADSLFISQPGVSLHLGSLEAYVGYKLFDRTGRKMIPTERGKVLFNAVSEPLTKLEEVEKNFQKSTEKHTPTISVGMCFETFQTTLEQYVSTLDFNLIISFGEYPEMLDQLDKGILDLIITPKKGTSPNILHEAFSSEQIILVGGKDIDTESFGEVLKTKDFQKIESWLKNEKWYGTTGDMEHLFQFWLMNFGHKPNFRPNYIVPNLNSIIRCLKGGTGLAVVPDFLCKNEIESGEIQLIWEGDKKLENTLYFGCRKKTMYQSEIDHIKGLFRQVMSGVEA; this comes from the coding sequence ATGGTAAATCTTGAATGGTACCGCACTTTTAAAGCAATCTATAAAACCGGAACATTAACCGGAGCTGCAGATTCTCTGTTTATTTCGCAACCCGGAGTAAGTTTGCATTTAGGCTCATTGGAAGCATATGTTGGGTACAAATTATTTGACAGAACCGGAAGAAAAATGATTCCGACCGAGAGAGGAAAGGTTTTATTTAATGCCGTCTCAGAACCTTTGACCAAGCTTGAAGAAGTTGAAAAGAACTTTCAGAAATCTACTGAAAAACATACACCAACCATCAGTGTCGGAATGTGTTTTGAGACTTTTCAAACTACTTTGGAACAGTATGTTTCGACGCTGGATTTTAATTTAATTATCAGTTTTGGTGAGTATCCCGAAATGCTGGATCAGCTGGATAAAGGAATTTTAGACTTAATTATCACTCCCAAAAAAGGAACGTCGCCCAATATTCTGCATGAAGCATTTTCTTCTGAGCAGATTATTTTGGTAGGTGGAAAAGATATTGATACAGAGAGTTTTGGTGAAGTTTTAAAAACCAAAGATTTTCAAAAAATTGAAAGCTGGCTGAAAAATGAAAAATGGTACGGTACAACCGGCGATATGGAACATCTTTTTCAGTTTTGGCTAATGAATTTCGGGCATAAACCTAATTTCAGACCCAATTATATTGTTCCGAACTTAAATTCGATTATCCGTTGTCTGAAAGGAGGAACCGGATTAGCTGTCGTTCCTGATTTTTTATGTAAGAATGAAATTGAAAGCGGCGAAATACAACTGATTTGGGAAGGCGATAAAAAATTGGAAAACACTCTTTACTTTGGCTGCCGAAAAAAGACAATGTATCAATCTGAAATCGACCACATCAAAGGACTTTTCAGACAGGTGATGAGTGGAGTTGAGGCATGA
- a CDS encoding NAD(P)H-dependent oxidoreductase translates to MKKVLIINGGQNFGHSGGKYNQTIAENTLEVLKRFENVEVQITNASDNYNKHEEVEKFVWADYIIYHTPIWWFQLPNGLKKYIDEVFTAGHAKGIYMSDGRTSENPKINYGTGGMLGGRKYMVTTSWNAPETAFTLPGEFFNETSVDNGPLFGFHRMNAFVSLEKMESFHFHDVEKNANIERDMKLYREHLTNVFEKELKPQLL, encoded by the coding sequence ATGAAAAAAGTATTAATCATCAACGGTGGACAAAACTTCGGACATTCAGGAGGAAAATATAATCAGACAATTGCAGAAAACACATTGGAAGTTTTAAAAAGATTTGAAAATGTAGAAGTGCAAATCACCAACGCAAGTGATAATTACAACAAACACGAAGAAGTAGAAAAATTTGTCTGGGCAGATTATATCATTTACCACACTCCGATTTGGTGGTTTCAGTTACCGAATGGTTTGAAAAAATATATTGATGAAGTTTTCACAGCCGGTCATGCAAAAGGAATTTACATGAGCGACGGAAGAACTTCTGAAAATCCGAAAATCAACTACGGAACAGGTGGAATGTTGGGCGGCAGGAAATATATGGTAACCACAAGCTGGAATGCTCCCGAAACAGCCTTCACGCTTCCCGGAGAATTTTTCAACGAAACAAGTGTAGACAATGGACCATTATTTGGTTTTCACAGAATGAATGCATTCGTTTCTTTAGAAAAAATGGAGAGCTTCCACTTCCATGATGTAGAGAAAAATGCAAATATCGAACGCGATATGAAATTATACAGAGAGCATCTTACAAACGTTTTTGAAAAAGAATTAAAACCACAATTACTCTAA
- a CDS encoding putative quinol monooxygenase, whose protein sequence is MKIYLTAIIKAKEEHKAEVLEVLQNMVTETRKEEANELYTLHQGIEDKNHFVFYEIWKSEEGLKQHNEQPYIKAFGNLVDEKLQEKPQIYLTEII, encoded by the coding sequence ATGAAAATCTATCTTACCGCAATAATAAAAGCAAAAGAAGAGCACAAAGCCGAAGTTTTGGAAGTTCTTCAAAATATGGTAACAGAAACCAGAAAAGAAGAAGCCAACGAATTGTACACACTTCATCAAGGAATTGAAGATAAAAATCATTTTGTTTTCTACGAAATCTGGAAAAGCGAAGAAGGATTGAAACAGCATAACGAACAGCCTTACATAAAAGCTTTTGGAAATTTGGTTGATGAAAAGCTGCAGGAAAAACCTCAAATTTATTTAACTGAAATTATTTAA
- a CDS encoding type 1 glutamine amidotransferase domain-containing protein, producing MKKLALLILALFTVGFVQSQTKKSKNMKKKILFVVTSHDKKGDTGEETGYYLGEVSHPWEVLHKAGYEIDFVSPKGGTPPVDGFDLKDPVNKEFWESKDKSKIDQSLQPSQVNPNDYSTIFYAGGHGAMWDFADNTELSKIASKIYENGGIVAAVCHGPAGLVNIKLDNGKYLVDGKKNQRFYE from the coding sequence ATGAAAAAATTAGCATTATTAATTCTTGCATTATTTACAGTAGGATTCGTACAATCACAAACCAAAAAATCAAAAAATATGAAAAAGAAAATTTTATTTGTCGTGACCAGTCATGACAAAAAAGGTGACACCGGCGAAGAAACCGGATATTATCTGGGTGAAGTTTCGCATCCTTGGGAAGTTCTTCACAAAGCCGGTTACGAAATTGATTTTGTAAGTCCGAAAGGCGGAACTCCTCCTGTTGATGGATTTGATTTAAAAGACCCTGTCAACAAAGAGTTTTGGGAAAGTAAAGACAAAAGTAAAATCGACCAATCTTTACAGCCTTCACAAGTAAATCCAAATGATTATTCTACCATTTTTTATGCAGGCGGTCACGGCGCAATGTGGGATTTTGCAGACAATACAGAATTATCAAAAATTGCTTCAAAAATTTATGAAAACGGAGGAATTGTAGCCGCAGTTTGTCACGGTCCGGCTGGTTTGGTGAATATTAAACTCGATAACGGAAAGTATTTGGTGGATGGTAAAAAAAATCAACGCTTTTACGAATGA
- a CDS encoding type 1 glutamine amidotransferase family protein, producing MVKKINAFTNEEEAEVKLTNVVPFLLEDKLKERGAKFEKSGLWQNYVVSDQRVITGQNPQSAKSVGEAILKELKK from the coding sequence ATGGTAAAAAAAATCAACGCTTTTACGAATGAAGAGGAAGCTGAAGTAAAATTAACAAACGTAGTTCCTTTTCTTTTGGAAGATAAGTTGAAGGAAAGAGGTGCGAAATTTGAAAAATCAGGGCTTTGGCAAAATTATGTCGTAAGCGACCAAAGAGTCATTACAGGCCAAAATCCTCAGTCTGCAAAAAGTGTAGGTGAAGCTATTTTAAAGGAATTAAAAAAATAA
- a CDS encoding aldo/keto reductase, giving the protein MQYRKLGNTDLELSVITHGAFAIGGNMWGGNEKQDSINSIHASLDHGVTSIDTAPFYGFGLSEEMIGEAIKGKDRSKIQLLTKFGLVWDGSNNGKGEFFFDANDDGKILPVYKFASKENVIKEVEESLKRLGTDYIDLLQLHWPDSTSPISETMEAMELLIQQGKIRAAGVSNYSVEQMEEANKRLKSASNQVPYSMLNRAIENDLVSYSLENNSGIIVYSPMERGLLTGKYFKEDQLKENDHRNGYFSQFDLDKVKNFLEKIEPIAKEKGITLSQLVLRWTTLQPAITVVLAGARNAQQAIENAKTISFDLSQEELNFINSELKEI; this is encoded by the coding sequence ATGCAATATAGAAAATTAGGAAACACAGATCTAGAACTTTCAGTGATTACTCACGGAGCGTTTGCTATCGGTGGAAATATGTGGGGTGGAAATGAAAAACAGGATTCTATTAACTCAATTCATGCATCTTTGGATCATGGTGTAACTTCCATTGATACTGCACCTTTTTATGGTTTCGGATTGAGTGAAGAAATGATTGGTGAAGCTATCAAAGGAAAAGACCGTTCGAAAATTCAGTTGTTGACAAAATTCGGATTGGTTTGGGATGGAAGCAATAATGGAAAAGGTGAATTTTTCTTTGATGCAAATGATGACGGCAAAATACTTCCCGTGTATAAATTTGCTTCAAAAGAAAATGTTATTAAGGAAGTTGAGGAAAGTTTAAAAAGATTAGGAACAGATTACATCGATCTTTTACAATTGCACTGGCCAGATTCTACATCGCCAATTAGTGAAACCATGGAAGCGATGGAACTGTTGATTCAACAAGGAAAAATCCGTGCAGCAGGTGTGAGCAATTATTCTGTTGAACAAATGGAAGAAGCCAATAAAAGACTGAAATCAGCAAGCAATCAGGTTCCTTACAGCATGTTGAACCGTGCGATTGAAAATGATTTAGTTTCCTATTCTTTAGAAAATAATTCAGGAATTATCGTTTACAGTCCGATGGAAAGAGGTCTTCTGACAGGAAAATATTTTAAAGAAGATCAATTAAAAGAAAACGATCACAGAAACGGCTATTTTTCACAATTTGATTTAGATAAAGTAAAAAATTTCTTAGAAAAAATAGAACCAATTGCCAAGGAAAAAGGAATTACTCTTTCTCAATTAGTTTTACGTTGGACAACTTTACAACCAGCAATTACAGTGGTTTTAGCCGGAGCAAGAAATGCACAGCAAGCGATTGAAAATGCAAAAACAATATCTTTTGATCTATCACAGGAAGAATTGAATTTTATTAATTCTGAACTAAAAGAAATTTAA